In one window of Hyla sarda isolate aHylSar1 chromosome 1, aHylSar1.hap1, whole genome shotgun sequence DNA:
- the CHRNA6 gene encoding neuronal acetylcholine receptor subunit alpha-6 isoform X1 — protein sequence MEIFFYYYTVILLAGLKGTLQSNTEERLFRKLFTHYNHFIRPVENVSDPVMVHFEVAMTQLVNVDEVNQILETNLWLRHIWNDYKLKWNPVDYDGIEFMRVPADKIWKPDIVLYNNAVGDFQVEGKTKALLKYNGLITWSPPAIFKSSCPMDITFFPFDHQNCSMKFGSWSYDKAKIDLIIIGSKVDMKDFWENSEWEIIDASGYKHDIKYNCCEEIYTDITYSFYIRRLPMFYTINLIMPCLFLSFLTVLVFYLPSDCGEKVTLCISVLLSLTVFLLVITETIPSTSLVIPLVGEYLLFTMIFVTLSIVVTVFVLNIHYRTPTTHKMPKWVRDVFLKCLPKLLMMRKTMEKKDRPCSKRTKKRMYGKTAKFVDSQCRDVEVFEDESCYHCMRSKEQSARNRRRQHHESCNAVQQSPAEIRGVVESIQFMTENIKDHNERKEEEDDWKYVAMVIDRVFLWVFIILCVLGTTGLFLQPMIDGNKT from the exons GCACTTTGCAAAGCAATACTGAAGAGAGGCTTTTCCGTAAACTCTTCACACATTACAATCATTTTATAAGGCCAGTCGAGAATGTGTCCGATCCTGTTATGGTGCACTTTGAGGTGGCAATGACTCAGCTTGTTAATGTG GATGAAGTTAATCAAATTCTAGAGACAAACTTGTGGCTTCGGCAT ATCTGGAATGACTACAAGCTAAAGTGGAATCCTGTGGATTATGATGGGATTGAATTTATGCGTGTGCCTGCAGACAAGATTTGGAAGCCTGACATTGTTTTGTATAATAA TGCTGTCGGAGACTTTCAGGTTGAAGGCAAGACAAAGGCTTTACTTAAATACAATGGTTTGATTACTTGGTCTCCACCAGCAATATTTAAGAGCTCATGCCCAATGGACATAACATTTTTTCCCTTTGACCATCAGAACTGTTCAATGAAATTTGGGTCCTGGTCATATGATAAGGCAAAAATTGATCTTATTATCATTGGGTCAAAGGTTGATATGaaagatttttgggaaaacagtGAATGGGAAATAATAGATGCCTCTGGGTACAAGCATGATATTAAATATAACTGTTGTGAAGAGATCTACACAGATATAACCTACTCGTTTTACATCAGAAGGCTGCCTATGTTCTACACCATAAACCTAATAATGCCATGcctctttctttcatttttaactgtGTTAGTCTTCTATTTGCCATCAGATTGTGGGGAGAAGGTTACCCTTTGCATCTCGGTATTGCTTTCCTTGACTGTATTCCTGTTGGTTATCACTGAAACAATCCCTTCTACTTCTCTTGTAATCCCACTTGTTGGAGAGTACCTCTTATTTACTATGATATTTGTCACCTTATCTATCGTGGTAACAGTATTTGTGCTTAATATCCATTATCGGACCCCAACAACACACAAAATGCCCAAGTGGGTAAGGGATGTATTTCTAAAATGTCTACCTAAACTACTCATGATGAGGAAAACCATGGAGAAGAAAGATCGACCATGTTCTAAAAGAACCAAGAAGAGAATGTATGGCAAGACAGCAAAATTTGTGGACTCACAATGCAGAGATGTAGAAGTGTTTGAAGATGAGTCATGTTACCATTGCATGAGATCAAAAGAACAAAGTGCCAGGAATCGGAGGCGACAGCATCATGAGTCCTGTAACGCAGTTCAGCAGTCTCCTGCAGAAATCAGAGGTGTCGTTGAGAGTATTCAGTTCATGACAGAAAACATCAAGGATCATAATGAAAGAAAAGAG GAAGAAGATGACTGGAAGTATGTTGCTATGGTCATTGACAGAGTCTTTCTCTGGGTATTCATAATCCTGTGTGTTTTGGGAACCACTGGATTATTTTTGCAACCGATGATAGATGGAAACAAAACATAG
- the CHRNA6 gene encoding neuronal acetylcholine receptor subunit alpha-6 isoform X2, with protein sequence MEIFFYYYTVILLAGLKGTLQSNTEERLFRKLFTHYNHFIRPVENVSDPVMVHFEVAMTQLVNVIWNDYKLKWNPVDYDGIEFMRVPADKIWKPDIVLYNNAVGDFQVEGKTKALLKYNGLITWSPPAIFKSSCPMDITFFPFDHQNCSMKFGSWSYDKAKIDLIIIGSKVDMKDFWENSEWEIIDASGYKHDIKYNCCEEIYTDITYSFYIRRLPMFYTINLIMPCLFLSFLTVLVFYLPSDCGEKVTLCISVLLSLTVFLLVITETIPSTSLVIPLVGEYLLFTMIFVTLSIVVTVFVLNIHYRTPTTHKMPKWVRDVFLKCLPKLLMMRKTMEKKDRPCSKRTKKRMYGKTAKFVDSQCRDVEVFEDESCYHCMRSKEQSARNRRRQHHESCNAVQQSPAEIRGVVESIQFMTENIKDHNERKEEEDDWKYVAMVIDRVFLWVFIILCVLGTTGLFLQPMIDGNKT encoded by the exons GCACTTTGCAAAGCAATACTGAAGAGAGGCTTTTCCGTAAACTCTTCACACATTACAATCATTTTATAAGGCCAGTCGAGAATGTGTCCGATCCTGTTATGGTGCACTTTGAGGTGGCAATGACTCAGCTTGTTAATGTG ATCTGGAATGACTACAAGCTAAAGTGGAATCCTGTGGATTATGATGGGATTGAATTTATGCGTGTGCCTGCAGACAAGATTTGGAAGCCTGACATTGTTTTGTATAATAA TGCTGTCGGAGACTTTCAGGTTGAAGGCAAGACAAAGGCTTTACTTAAATACAATGGTTTGATTACTTGGTCTCCACCAGCAATATTTAAGAGCTCATGCCCAATGGACATAACATTTTTTCCCTTTGACCATCAGAACTGTTCAATGAAATTTGGGTCCTGGTCATATGATAAGGCAAAAATTGATCTTATTATCATTGGGTCAAAGGTTGATATGaaagatttttgggaaaacagtGAATGGGAAATAATAGATGCCTCTGGGTACAAGCATGATATTAAATATAACTGTTGTGAAGAGATCTACACAGATATAACCTACTCGTTTTACATCAGAAGGCTGCCTATGTTCTACACCATAAACCTAATAATGCCATGcctctttctttcatttttaactgtGTTAGTCTTCTATTTGCCATCAGATTGTGGGGAGAAGGTTACCCTTTGCATCTCGGTATTGCTTTCCTTGACTGTATTCCTGTTGGTTATCACTGAAACAATCCCTTCTACTTCTCTTGTAATCCCACTTGTTGGAGAGTACCTCTTATTTACTATGATATTTGTCACCTTATCTATCGTGGTAACAGTATTTGTGCTTAATATCCATTATCGGACCCCAACAACACACAAAATGCCCAAGTGGGTAAGGGATGTATTTCTAAAATGTCTACCTAAACTACTCATGATGAGGAAAACCATGGAGAAGAAAGATCGACCATGTTCTAAAAGAACCAAGAAGAGAATGTATGGCAAGACAGCAAAATTTGTGGACTCACAATGCAGAGATGTAGAAGTGTTTGAAGATGAGTCATGTTACCATTGCATGAGATCAAAAGAACAAAGTGCCAGGAATCGGAGGCGACAGCATCATGAGTCCTGTAACGCAGTTCAGCAGTCTCCTGCAGAAATCAGAGGTGTCGTTGAGAGTATTCAGTTCATGACAGAAAACATCAAGGATCATAATGAAAGAAAAGAG GAAGAAGATGACTGGAAGTATGTTGCTATGGTCATTGACAGAGTCTTTCTCTGGGTATTCATAATCCTGTGTGTTTTGGGAACCACTGGATTATTTTTGCAACCGATGATAGATGGAAACAAAACATAG
- the CHRNA6 gene encoding neuronal acetylcholine receptor subunit alpha-6 isoform X3 — MVHFEVAMTQLVNVDEVNQILETNLWLRHIWNDYKLKWNPVDYDGIEFMRVPADKIWKPDIVLYNNAVGDFQVEGKTKALLKYNGLITWSPPAIFKSSCPMDITFFPFDHQNCSMKFGSWSYDKAKIDLIIIGSKVDMKDFWENSEWEIIDASGYKHDIKYNCCEEIYTDITYSFYIRRLPMFYTINLIMPCLFLSFLTVLVFYLPSDCGEKVTLCISVLLSLTVFLLVITETIPSTSLVIPLVGEYLLFTMIFVTLSIVVTVFVLNIHYRTPTTHKMPKWVRDVFLKCLPKLLMMRKTMEKKDRPCSKRTKKRMYGKTAKFVDSQCRDVEVFEDESCYHCMRSKEQSARNRRRQHHESCNAVQQSPAEIRGVVESIQFMTENIKDHNERKEEEDDWKYVAMVIDRVFLWVFIILCVLGTTGLFLQPMIDGNKT, encoded by the exons ATGGTGCACTTTGAGGTGGCAATGACTCAGCTTGTTAATGTG GATGAAGTTAATCAAATTCTAGAGACAAACTTGTGGCTTCGGCAT ATCTGGAATGACTACAAGCTAAAGTGGAATCCTGTGGATTATGATGGGATTGAATTTATGCGTGTGCCTGCAGACAAGATTTGGAAGCCTGACATTGTTTTGTATAATAA TGCTGTCGGAGACTTTCAGGTTGAAGGCAAGACAAAGGCTTTACTTAAATACAATGGTTTGATTACTTGGTCTCCACCAGCAATATTTAAGAGCTCATGCCCAATGGACATAACATTTTTTCCCTTTGACCATCAGAACTGTTCAATGAAATTTGGGTCCTGGTCATATGATAAGGCAAAAATTGATCTTATTATCATTGGGTCAAAGGTTGATATGaaagatttttgggaaaacagtGAATGGGAAATAATAGATGCCTCTGGGTACAAGCATGATATTAAATATAACTGTTGTGAAGAGATCTACACAGATATAACCTACTCGTTTTACATCAGAAGGCTGCCTATGTTCTACACCATAAACCTAATAATGCCATGcctctttctttcatttttaactgtGTTAGTCTTCTATTTGCCATCAGATTGTGGGGAGAAGGTTACCCTTTGCATCTCGGTATTGCTTTCCTTGACTGTATTCCTGTTGGTTATCACTGAAACAATCCCTTCTACTTCTCTTGTAATCCCACTTGTTGGAGAGTACCTCTTATTTACTATGATATTTGTCACCTTATCTATCGTGGTAACAGTATTTGTGCTTAATATCCATTATCGGACCCCAACAACACACAAAATGCCCAAGTGGGTAAGGGATGTATTTCTAAAATGTCTACCTAAACTACTCATGATGAGGAAAACCATGGAGAAGAAAGATCGACCATGTTCTAAAAGAACCAAGAAGAGAATGTATGGCAAGACAGCAAAATTTGTGGACTCACAATGCAGAGATGTAGAAGTGTTTGAAGATGAGTCATGTTACCATTGCATGAGATCAAAAGAACAAAGTGCCAGGAATCGGAGGCGACAGCATCATGAGTCCTGTAACGCAGTTCAGCAGTCTCCTGCAGAAATCAGAGGTGTCGTTGAGAGTATTCAGTTCATGACAGAAAACATCAAGGATCATAATGAAAGAAAAGAG GAAGAAGATGACTGGAAGTATGTTGCTATGGTCATTGACAGAGTCTTTCTCTGGGTATTCATAATCCTGTGTGTTTTGGGAACCACTGGATTATTTTTGCAACCGATGATAGATGGAAACAAAACATAG